From Fulvivirga lutea:
CTTTGAACCCACTTTATTTGGTCAAACCTTGGAATTGTCTAAATCTAATTGGCTGTATGAACCTCCCTCATCACCAGATAACTATTTAATATTCGATTCAGATAAGGTACTTTATAGCCAAGACTTCTTGAATTGTTATGAAGGTATATGGGAAGTTACAAACGACACTATTTACTTCAACTTTAACATCTATAAAGGTTATAGAGGTGTTGGTAACATCAACCCATCTTCAACCATGGACTATCCGTCATACTCAAAGAATATACCCACTATAAATCAAATTGAAATAACAGCTAAGGGTTATATAAATCAAAAAAATATAATGGAGTTTTATTTGAATAATAATCCGTACCCATACATTTTTCAGAAAGTTGATATAGCTGAATTCAATATAAACAACCTAAATATTGTAGTTAATGGTGATTATATCGATACATCAATCAGAATTATTCCATTAGAAGAATTAAAAACCTATTCGAAAAAAGAATTGAGATTGATGCGTAACGAAATTTTTGCTAGGTATGGTTACGTTTTTAGCTCAGACGATTTAAGGACTCATTTTAATCTCAAAAAATGGTATAAACCAGACTCAACTATAAATCCTATGGCAGAGTCATTTCTATCTGAAATTGAAAAGCAAAATATAAAGACGATTAAGAGCCTAGAATAAGACAAATACTAAGCTATAATAGCACATTTGAACTACACCATGCCAAGCCCTAAATGCATTAGTGCGGTTGGCTCGCACGTTTATGGTTAGCATTTCATAGCTACTTTCGTCACTAAACATCAACAATATAGCTATCGGTATTAGACTGCTTCTGTTAATTATTTGTTAATTACTATTAACCTACAACTTGCCTTTTAAACTGACGTAAATCACATCATTCAAAAACTCAATACAATTCTATACGAACAAAATATGAATAACATTTACTTCGTGCTAAGAAGAAAGCTGATACTGTTAGTAATTATAATCCTACCATTTAGCTGCACAAAGGAATCTGAAAAATTAAAAGAACAATCTGAAATTTTAGAAAAAGATTCATTAGAATCAATAGCATTGGTAAGGTCTATGATCAGTGAGCTCATGAAGTTACCGAGCACACCTCCGGGATTATCAGTAGCCGTTGGCTCTAAAAATGATATAATATATGCTGAGGGTTTTGGATTTACCGACCAATCAATTGGAAAAAAGGTCACTTCAGAAACTCAATTTAGAGCGGGTAGTTTATCCCGAGTATTTACCACAACTGCACTCTCAAAACTAATTGACAACAGCTTAATCAATTTGAATAGTGATGTGCATGCCTTTATTCCGGATTACCCAAAAAAGGCATATCCAATAAGCATTAAACAATTAGCATTAGGAATTTCAGGAATGCCTCATTATACCGAAGAAGATAAACTTGAAAATAAAGACTATACAAGTGTAGAAGAAGCTTTGGGAGTATTTTCACATATACCATTAACTGAAAAACCAGGTGATAAATACCAGTTTAGCATTCATAGCTATACCTTGCTATCAAGAGTTCTGGAAAAAGCTTACAATAAAAACTTTATCAAGATTCTAGATGATGAAGTTATTGTTCCCTTAAACTTATCATCAACAGCAGCAGAATCACTTTTAAAATCAAAAAACGAGCTTACAAAGTACTATCAGTTTACAGCAGATGATATACACGAAGAAATAACTAACCCAAGAAATTATAGTTTTAGCTGGGCTGGCTCTGGATTAGTTTCTACACCTTCTGATTTAGTATTATTATCTCAAAGTTTGACAAATGGTTTTATTAGTAAGGCAACTATTGATACAATTTTTGAAAAGCAGTTACTGAATTCTGGCGATACTTTAAGAGAAAGTATTGGTTGGGATAGCAATTGGGATATGGCTGATAGAAGAGTATTCGAGCAGGATGGTGCAGGAGAAGGCACTAGAAGCATTATAAGCCTATTTCCAGATTACAACCTCTCCATATCAATGATGACAAACTCACTAAGACTTTGGGCAATTGAAGAGACTGCACACACTCTTGCTATACCATTTTTGATCAAAGCAGAACCAACTATACAACCAAAGGGAAGTATAGATATTAAGGTTTTTGAAGATAATGGAGGCAATTGGGTTGAAAAAACAGGTGAATTAATATTAAGTAAAGATGAAAATCAATTAATTATAAATCCTGGCGCAGAAAATGAAGAGTCTTATATGCTTATTTATCTCAATAGAAAAAATATGTATGCTTTAATACACCCTGATGGTATTTTATATACAGAAATAAACGAGGTGGACAGCAAGATTACGGGCAAAGTAATGTACTACAGAGGCCCCAACATAAGAAAAACTTCTGCCGAGCCGCCCTATTTAAAGTTTAGTAGCTAATGATTAAAATCGGAGCAGCTAGTTGCTAAATCATACCTACTTTTATTTCTTAACTTGTGGACGACCAACTAGAACGCAGTTTTTCAAGCTGCATGTTGCGGAACTAGGTTCTAAATCCAAATCATGCTAGTTTTATGCCCTGTTATCCCGATATAACTATCGGGAAAGTAAACAAACGCGTCTTACAAGGGCGTAATGTGTCAGGATAGATATGGTAAAAGATGCTTTCAAAACAAAACACAAAAAGCACGAAGCAATTACAAAAGCAGTGAGTGCATTGATTCTTTTCACGGCAATAATATTTACACTATATCTATCGGCACCTGTACATTCAGAAGAAAACCCTTTACTATTCACAGTTATTTCGATTTTGTCAATTGTGGTTGTTTTGAATTTGTTCAGTATGCTAAAGAAACAAGTTAGACTTGAATTCCAGGGAAAAATTCTCACCATAGTTCACAGACTAACTGGGAATGAAAGATCGTTCGAACTATCTCAACTTGATGGTTATAGAACAAGAGAATACGAATCAAGAAGTGGGTTGATTAGAGAATTTATTTTGGTAAAAGACAATAAGTATTTGCAAATAATATCCTCAGCTAATGTGACTAACTTTGATCAACTTACCGAACATGTATGTAGTAAATTGACCAATTTAGGACAAGAGGAAAAGAGTCTAAAGAATTGGTTATTCAAAAATCTTATCGGATAAAATGCATATAGCATAAACCGTGTCAAAATGAAGAAGTATTACTTTCTAGCCGTTAGCACCTTACTTCTCATACTTTCTCTTATTGCCTTCTCAGATAACCTCTTCACTGACATCGGGCAGAAAAGCAATAGTGATCCTAAGTTTATCATTCATGGGCTGTTCATGTTCGCCTGGTTCATAACATTTGTTATACAAACCTATTTCATCACGCAAAAAAAGTATGACCTGCACATAAGGTGGGGGAAAGCAGGGTTTATAGTGGCTATTGGTGTATTTCTTAGCACACTCTACGTATTTATAGCTGTATTTAAAGGTTGGCATGCCATGGAGCCATTTGTAAAAGCCAATCGGCTACATATGCTAAGTTTCGGTATCTTTCTTTTACTCGCCTACCTCAATCGAAAGAAAGCCGCTGTGCATAAGAGATTTGTTTTTTGGGCCATTATTTTACCCATTGAACCTATAATAGGTCGAGTATCTGACTTCTTTATGATTGAAAACTGGGCGCTTTTCTATGTGCTCGTTTGGCATCTATTTTTCGCTTCATTCTTCATTTATGACTGGCTAACATTGAAGAGAATTCACCCGGTTAGTTGGATAGGCCTCACTTGGTTCTATATCGCTTGGGCTATTTCTACATTCTCTTAAAGAAGACGTGCTAGGTTCCTCAGAACCTACTACTTTTGCGCCCGTTTAAAGGCATAGACTATGGAGAATAAGCAACTGCACACCTACATTAAAAATCTGCTCGCTAACCTACCAGCAGACTGGTTGAATTTAACCACTCACAGATTAGATATCTATCATGAAGAACTGGCCAAAACCGAATTCATTGAAGAATTTGAAAAACTCTATGCCGCCAATAATTATGAAAAGGCCGTATTAAGCGAACTGCCTACTGCCTATGATTATATTAGATTAGGCCATCCCTTATCTTCCGTATTAGAGTGGGCTATTGCCAAAGAAAACAATCTTTTACCGGATAGTGTCATCAGTTTTTCTTCCCGTATTACACCTATTCTGGCAGTCCTCCGAAAGAACTTATTGAATAATAAGAATACACAAATTGTTTACTCAGGTGCTTTGCCTAAATCATTTGATGCCGAAACTGTGAAGCGTGTTTATGGCTATCAATTTGAGCTTAAAGAAGTAAATTCAACAGATG
This genomic window contains:
- a CDS encoding serine hydrolase domain-containing protein, with protein sequence MNNIYFVLRRKLILLVIIILPFSCTKESEKLKEQSEILEKDSLESIALVRSMISELMKLPSTPPGLSVAVGSKNDIIYAEGFGFTDQSIGKKVTSETQFRAGSLSRVFTTTALSKLIDNSLINLNSDVHAFIPDYPKKAYPISIKQLALGISGMPHYTEEDKLENKDYTSVEEALGVFSHIPLTEKPGDKYQFSIHSYTLLSRVLEKAYNKNFIKILDDEVIVPLNLSSTAAESLLKSKNELTKYYQFTADDIHEEITNPRNYSFSWAGSGLVSTPSDLVLLSQSLTNGFISKATIDTIFEKQLLNSGDTLRESIGWDSNWDMADRRVFEQDGAGEGTRSIISLFPDYNLSISMMTNSLRLWAIEETAHTLAIPFLIKAEPTIQPKGSIDIKVFEDNGGNWVEKTGELILSKDENQLIINPGAENEESYMLIYLNRKNMYALIHPDGILYTEINEVDSKITGKVMYYRGPNIRKTSAEPPYLKFSS
- a CDS encoding YARHG domain-containing protein, encoding MNQKITLILIGFLFEPTLFGQTLELSKSNWLYEPPSSPDNYLIFDSDKVLYSQDFLNCYEGIWEVTNDTIYFNFNIYKGYRGVGNINPSSTMDYPSYSKNIPTINQIEITAKGYINQKNIMEFYLNNNPYPYIFQKVDIAEFNINNLNIVVNGDYIDTSIRIIPLEELKTYSKKELRLMRNEIFARYGYVFSSDDLRTHFNLKKWYKPDSTINPMAESFLSEIEKQNIKTIKSLE